From Cognatishimia activa, one genomic window encodes:
- a CDS encoding ABC transporter permease, which yields MIPILIYAGIFIASFFIVKAIAGQATKSGFNSLKTVTFGDESAVTSDRTASVISILTIFVIWGAFTGSKILPGFLHAPGPFVGEATFSYTVEASDGAQDDADVTVLVYEGTLKPDVPEVEAGDGFAKNDSLIIAAYRSQLARLDRNDEQGRDEGAKITAVNGQSIAPGDDIQTDFGRVTMSQRGTLNIVPDTGWQMEPIWLPAPEAVFSRFGEIISEGFRNYTLGEHLGYSLFRVIAGFVLGALAGIPLGYAMGLSNWFRGWFDPIVEFMRPVPPLALIPLVIIWAGIGEAGKIILLFLAALWIMAIAARSGVSGVNISKVHAAYSLGASKAQIMRHVIIPNSLPEIFTGARVAMGVCWGTVVAAELVAAEKGAGMMIMVASRFQNTDIVIMGIILIGVIGFGIDVLMRWAERKLVPWKGRS from the coding sequence ATGATTCCTATTCTGATTTATGCAGGTATCTTCATTGCCTCTTTTTTCATTGTGAAAGCCATTGCCGGTCAGGCGACAAAAAGTGGTTTCAACTCACTGAAAACCGTCACCTTCGGAGACGAAAGCGCGGTCACTTCTGATCGCACGGCCTCCGTTATTTCTATCCTGACTATCTTTGTGATTTGGGGCGCCTTCACCGGGTCCAAAATCCTGCCAGGCTTCCTGCACGCTCCAGGTCCTTTTGTAGGTGAGGCGACTTTTTCCTACACCGTCGAAGCCTCCGACGGCGCTCAGGACGACGCGGATGTAACCGTCCTGGTCTATGAGGGCACCCTGAAACCCGACGTTCCTGAAGTGGAAGCGGGTGATGGTTTCGCCAAGAATGACTCTCTTATTATCGCGGCTTACCGTAGCCAATTGGCTCGACTGGATCGCAATGATGAGCAAGGTAGAGATGAAGGGGCCAAAATCACTGCCGTGAACGGTCAATCCATCGCCCCGGGTGATGACATTCAAACCGACTTTGGTCGCGTAACAATGTCACAACGCGGGACCCTGAACATTGTGCCTGACACTGGTTGGCAGATGGAACCCATTTGGTTGCCTGCTCCCGAAGCAGTTTTTAGTCGCTTCGGTGAAATCATCAGCGAAGGTTTCCGCAACTACACTTTGGGTGAACACCTTGGATACTCGCTCTTCCGCGTTATTGCGGGCTTTGTCCTTGGCGCATTGGCGGGCATTCCACTGGGCTACGCTATGGGTCTGTCCAATTGGTTCCGCGGCTGGTTTGACCCAATCGTAGAATTTATGCGTCCTGTTCCACCGCTGGCATTGATCCCGCTTGTGATCATCTGGGCTGGGATTGGCGAGGCTGGAAAGATCATCTTGCTGTTCCTTGCAGCGCTCTGGATCATGGCGATCGCAGCACGGTCAGGTGTGTCAGGCGTGAATATCTCTAAGGTCCACGCGGCCTATTCACTTGGCGCTTCCAAAGCGCAGATCATGCGTCACGTGATCATCCCGAATTCACTTCCGGAAATCTTTACCGGTGCACGGGTTGCAATGGGGGTCTGCTGGGGCACCGTTGTTGCGGCAGAACTGGTTGCTGCGGAAAAGGGTGCGGGCATGATGATCATGGTGGCCTCGAGGTTCCAAAACACAGACATCGTGATCATGGGCATCATCCTGATCGGTGTGATTGGATTTGGCATCGACGTATTGATGCGCTGGGCTGAAAGAAAGCTTGTGCCTTGGAAAGGTCGAAGCTGA